Proteins encoded in a region of the Planococcus shixiaomingii genome:
- a CDS encoding GNAT family N-acetyltransferase, giving the protein MNLRVESVFDNRKEIKKVTELYEGSFPQNERIPMKLLLWKAKQDFVDFLVIYDNDVFVGFTYLITREDLTYVLYIAIDNKIRSKGYGSLALAQIKEKYPDNRIILNIEVIDETASNYEQRVTRRKFYTRNGYEGSSYSYRDRWGLYEVMIHGGKVNAEEFHALLKRFAGALLFSVFKPQITPSTEL; this is encoded by the coding sequence ATGAATTTAAGAGTTGAATCAGTTTTTGATAACCGAAAGGAAATCAAGAAAGTAACAGAATTATATGAGGGTTCATTCCCTCAAAATGAACGGATACCCATGAAGCTTTTATTATGGAAAGCAAAACAGGATTTTGTAGACTTTCTTGTTATTTATGACAACGATGTATTTGTCGGATTTACTTACTTAATAACCCGTGAAGACTTAACGTATGTCCTGTATATAGCAATAGACAATAAGATAAGGTCAAAAGGATATGGCAGCCTTGCGCTCGCTCAAATTAAAGAGAAGTACCCGGACAATCGAATCATACTCAATATAGAAGTTATTGACGAGACAGCAAGCAACTATGAGCAACGAGTAACCAGAAGAAAGTTCTATACCCGCAATGGTTATGAAGGTTCATCCTATTCATATAGAGATCGCTGGGGTTTATACGAGGTTATGATCCACGGAGGCAAGGTTAATGCGGAAGAATTTCATGCTTTATTAAAAAGATTTGCAGGAGCTTTGCTATTTTCAGTTTTCAAACCCCAAATCACACCATCCACGGAATTGTAA